From the Cervus elaphus chromosome 20, mCerEla1.1, whole genome shotgun sequence genome, one window contains:
- the S100A8 gene encoding protein S100-A8 encodes MLTDLESAINSLIEVYHRYSLLKGNYHAVYRDDLKKLLETECPKYMKKKDADTWFKELDINQDGGVNFEEFMVLVIKVGLATHEDIHKE; translated from the exons ATGCTGACGGATCTGGAGAGTGCCATTAACTCCCTGATTGAAGTCTACCACAGGTACTCCCTGCTGAAAGGGAATTACCATGCCGTCTACAGGGATGACTTGAAGAAATTGTTAGAGACAGAGTGTCCTAAGTATATGAAG AAAAAGGATGCAGACACTtggttcaaagagttggacattaatCAGGATGGTGGAGTTAACTTCGAGGAGTTCATGGTGCTGGTGATAAAGGTGGGCCTGGCAACCCATGAAGACATTCACAAAGAATAG